One part of the Bernardetia sp. genome encodes these proteins:
- the cobC gene encoding alpha-ribazole phosphatase family protein: MEIYLIRHTIPKIEKGVCYGFSDLELADSYNEELQTLSEKMLQLLHKKKSKNKEQKELLIYTSPLQRCSILAKDLKTALKDYFHSIIKTDKNLKEMNFGDWELQKWSDIKEKELKKWTDNFVTAFTPNGESFENLHERVTHFWQTNIKSEKGKIAFIICHGGVIRSILCHALEIPLYKAFSISIDYGSICKLKVFETHTQVEFTNR, translated from the coding sequence ATGGAAATTTACCTCATCCGACACACCATACCAAAAATAGAAAAAGGAGTTTGTTATGGCTTTTCAGACCTAGAATTAGCTGATTCTTACAATGAAGAATTACAAACTTTGTCAGAGAAGATGCTTCAACTCTTACACAAAAAAAAATCAAAAAATAAAGAACAAAAGGAGCTTCTCATCTATACAAGTCCACTTCAACGTTGTTCTATTTTGGCAAAAGACTTGAAAACAGCACTAAAAGATTATTTTCATTCCATTATAAAAACAGATAAAAATCTAAAGGAAATGAATTTTGGAGACTGGGAGCTACAAAAGTGGAGCGATATAAAAGAAAAGGAACTTAAAAAATGGACAGACAACTTTGTAACTGCTTTTACGCCTAACGGAGAGAGTTTTGAAAATCTACACGAGCGAGTAACTCATTTTTGGCAGACAAATATAAAGTCAGAAAAAGGCAAAATAGCTTTTATTATCTGTCATGGAGGAGTTATTCGTTCTATCTTGTGCCATGCTTTAGAAATTCCTCTGTATAAAGCCTTTTCTATTTCTATTGATTATGGAAGTATTTGTAAACTAAAAGTTTTTGAAACACACACGCAAGTAGAATTTACCAATAGATAA
- a CDS encoding mechanosensitive ion channel family protein: MNIAETLQEKLLSYWEILIESIPRIAISLIITTVFILIAIGLTKLFRKKMMQNAQNKLVVDYVVKLVKFFLILAGIILGLHTMGLTGVAGGLLAGAGAGAVILGFAFKEIGENFLAGVILVFDRPFNLGDTVTVEGNMGKIVSLNFRTTQMKTFDGRDVYIPNILVITNEVYNHTQDGFLRLDFVIGIDYDDDIQKAIKGITEIVNTNKEVLKNEKTIVLIDEFAASTVNLKVMFWVNTLDYKVSALETKTEIMRTVKNYLLENKFGLPANIQEIKMYKPEPIPIILKKESDAIKFTENN, encoded by the coding sequence ATGAATATAGCAGAAACTCTACAAGAAAAACTCTTATCTTATTGGGAAATACTCATTGAAAGTATTCCACGCATTGCTATTTCACTTATTATTACTACTGTTTTTATTCTCATTGCTATCGGACTGACCAAGCTCTTCCGAAAGAAAATGATGCAGAATGCACAAAATAAATTAGTGGTAGATTATGTAGTCAAATTAGTAAAGTTTTTCCTCATCTTGGCAGGCATTATTTTAGGCTTGCACACAATGGGACTTACTGGAGTGGCTGGAGGGCTTTTAGCAGGTGCAGGCGCAGGTGCAGTTATTTTAGGTTTTGCCTTTAAAGAGATTGGAGAAAATTTTTTAGCTGGAGTAATTTTAGTCTTTGACCGTCCTTTCAACTTGGGAGACACCGTTACGGTAGAGGGAAATATGGGGAAGATTGTCTCACTAAATTTCAGAACCACACAAATGAAAACCTTCGACGGAAGAGATGTATATATTCCTAATATTTTGGTTATTACAAATGAGGTATATAACCATACACAAGATGGGTTTTTGCGCCTAGATTTTGTTATAGGCATAGATTACGACGATGATATACAAAAAGCTATAAAAGGAATTACAGAAATTGTGAATACAAACAAAGAAGTTTTGAAGAATGAAAAAACGATTGTTTTGATAGATGAGTTTGCAGCAAGTACAGTAAATCTGAAAGTGATGTTTTGGGTAAATACTTTAGACTATAAAGTTTCAGCACTTGAAACAAAGACAGAAATCATGCGAACGGTTAAAAACTATCTTCTTGAAAATAAATTTGGTTTGCCTGCCAATATTCAAGAAATCAAGATGTATAAGCCAGAACCTATTCCTATTATTCTCAAGAAAGAAAGCGATGCTATCAAGTTCACAGAAAACAATTAA
- a CDS encoding phosphatase, with protein sequence MINKSNQDLRLAAIDIGSNALRLHISRVRFSEKDSYPSFKRIEQVRFPLRLGTDVFSLSHKISPKNEAKFIEVMHAFKNVMEVFEVNDYMACATSAMRESKNGNYIVERVKREVGISIDIISGDMEAELINKSILNYVSTNNFVHIDVGGGSTEVNIYHNLQKIDARSFNMGSVRSIADDTKNVTKEYIERENQILKDWVQKAIKPLSSPVNAVGTGGNINKLYDLSKQSKNKILSFREIERLYKELSKRNYQERISDFGLNDDRADVIVPATEIYLKVMKAAGIKEIIIPKVGLREGIIQHLFDKNNIAQN encoded by the coding sequence ATGATAAATAAATCCAATCAAGATTTGCGTTTGGCTGCCATCGATATTGGCTCAAATGCACTCCGTCTGCATATTAGTAGAGTCCGTTTTTCTGAAAAAGACAGTTATCCTAGTTTTAAAAGAATAGAACAAGTACGCTTTCCGTTGCGCTTGGGTACAGATGTTTTTAGTCTTTCGCATAAGATTAGCCCTAAAAATGAGGCAAAATTTATTGAAGTGATGCATGCTTTCAAGAATGTTATGGAAGTTTTTGAAGTCAATGATTATATGGCTTGTGCTACTTCTGCAATGAGGGAATCTAAGAATGGCAATTATATTGTAGAAAGAGTAAAAAGAGAAGTAGGAATTTCTATTGATATTATCAGTGGAGATATGGAAGCCGAACTTATCAATAAATCTATTTTAAATTATGTTTCGACAAACAATTTTGTTCATATTGATGTGGGGGGAGGAAGTACGGAAGTAAATATTTATCATAATCTTCAAAAAATAGATGCTCGTTCCTTCAATATGGGTTCGGTGCGTTCGATTGCCGATGATACAAAAAATGTAACAAAAGAATATATAGAAAGAGAAAATCAAATTTTAAAAGACTGGGTGCAAAAGGCAATAAAGCCTCTTTCTAGTCCTGTAAATGCTGTCGGAACAGGTGGGAATATCAATAAACTCTACGATTTGTCTAAACAATCGAAAAATAAAATATTAAGTTTTAGAGAGATAGAACGTTTGTATAAAGAGTTAAGCAAACGAAACTACCAAGAGAGAATTAGTGATTTCGGATTGAATGACGATAGGGCTGATGTAATTGTTCCTGCTACAGAAATTTATCTAAAAGTGATGAAGGCAGCAGGAATAAAAGAGATAATAATTCCCAAAGTAGGGTTAAGAGAAGGTATAATTCAACATCTTTTTGATAAAAATAATATAGCCCAAAACTAA
- a CDS encoding thiol-disulfide oxidoreductase DCC family protein, whose translation MNTVSKHSEFQSLIKTSSPPKKTLLVWDGECGFCKYWITKWEMITDNKHIDLRPYQEVAKDFPDLDEKLFKKAVRLITPEGIVYSGASAAFKSLELGGATHLPMSWYNQNPTFAELTEWLYEKVADNRPFLHDVSHFFLGENPKKICPSVWVWAGLGAVIGGTLAIRLGRKK comes from the coding sequence ATGAATACTGTTTCAAAACATTCTGAATTTCAAAGTTTAATCAAAACATCATCTCCTCCCAAAAAAACACTTTTAGTTTGGGATGGAGAATGTGGCTTTTGTAAATATTGGATTACCAAATGGGAAATGATTACAGACAACAAACATATAGATTTACGTCCGTATCAAGAAGTTGCAAAGGATTTTCCAGATTTGGATGAAAAATTGTTTAAAAAAGCTGTTCGTCTTATTACTCCAGAAGGTATTGTTTATTCGGGTGCTTCGGCAGCTTTTAAAAGTTTAGAGCTTGGAGGTGCAACTCATTTGCCTATGAGTTGGTACAATCAAAACCCTACTTTTGCAGAACTTACAGAGTGGTTGTATGAAAAAGTAGCCGATAATCGTCCGTTTTTGCATGATGTTTCTCATTTCTTTTTAGGAGAAAATCCTAAAAAAATATGCCCTTCTGTGTGGGTATGGGCTGGTTTAGGAGCAGTTATAGGAGGAACTCTTGCGATAAGATTGGGAAGAAAGAAGTAA
- a CDS encoding metallophosphoesterase — translation MIKYVCVSDLHFGAATSLMTYLHPESLKIDPQKSSAALIEWVKCLKEILSKTNSKDSPKPTLILNGDIMELALSNTNETAMSFDQFIRLIFPPNESQENWMFDPHMVFLPGNHDHHLWEKARETQYTEHIKTLPVDQRLPIPWHVTNMYKSPPSIPCEFMNGVIHRHAHLREANVRVSTMYPNYMVTNENKTKGIVFSHGHYIESLYMLMSELKTMIFPNRLLPQNIWDIEAENFAWIDFFWSTMGRSGEVGKDVEIIYNKMQDKEALLGLTNNMAESIAERMQKNAVKEMITEHSLKWILGEAAQKVANSERGFSTDVLDEKTKKGLKEFVEKPLLLQMRGEIGQVPSDLSFIFGHTHKPFEKMMVFDGFPQAVKVYNDGGWVVDTMQEQIYHGGAIILVDDNLDCVSVRMYNEGTYKVSTTEAKYDSDSHSEFFNMLSELIDCSKEPYASLCKTFNEEVRLRYKYLDKMVKG, via the coding sequence ATGATAAAATACGTTTGTGTTTCTGACCTACATTTTGGGGCAGCTACTAGCCTTATGACTTACCTTCATCCAGAAAGTCTGAAAATTGACCCACAAAAATCTAGTGCTGCACTTATAGAATGGGTAAAATGTTTGAAGGAAATTCTTTCTAAAACCAATTCTAAAGATAGCCCAAAGCCTACACTTATTTTGAATGGAGACATTATGGAGCTTGCTCTTTCTAACACGAATGAAACAGCCATGTCATTTGACCAATTTATTAGATTGATTTTTCCACCTAATGAAAGTCAAGAAAACTGGATGTTTGACCCTCACATGGTTTTCTTACCTGGTAACCACGACCACCACCTATGGGAAAAGGCTAGAGAAACACAATACACAGAACATATAAAAACACTGCCCGTTGATCAGCGTTTGCCTATTCCTTGGCACGTAACCAATATGTATAAATCGCCTCCTTCTATTCCTTGTGAATTTATGAATGGAGTAATACACAGGCATGCACATCTTAGAGAAGCCAATGTGCGTGTATCGACGATGTATCCAAACTATATGGTAACCAATGAAAACAAGACAAAAGGTATTGTATTTTCTCATGGACATTATATAGAATCTTTATATATGCTGATGAGCGAACTCAAAACAATGATTTTTCCAAATCGTCTTTTACCTCAAAATATATGGGATATTGAAGCCGAAAATTTTGCTTGGATAGACTTTTTTTGGTCGACGATGGGACGTTCGGGAGAAGTAGGTAAAGATGTAGAAATTATCTACAACAAGATGCAAGACAAAGAGGCTTTGTTGGGGCTTACCAACAATATGGCTGAAAGCATTGCAGAGCGTATGCAGAAAAATGCCGTAAAAGAAATGATTACAGAACATTCCTTAAAATGGATTTTGGGCGAAGCAGCACAAAAGGTTGCTAACTCCGAACGTGGGTTTTCTACTGATGTATTAGATGAAAAGACTAAAAAAGGACTTAAAGAGTTTGTAGAAAAACCTTTATTGCTGCAAATGAGAGGGGAAATAGGGCAAGTACCTTCTGATTTGAGTTTTATTTTTGGACATACACATAAGCCTTTTGAAAAGATGATGGTTTTTGATGGTTTTCCTCAAGCTGTAAAAGTATATAACGATGGAGGTTGGGTCGTGGATACCATGCAAGAACAAATATATCACGGAGGAGCAATCATTTTAGTAGATGATAATTTGGACTGTGTTTCGGTACGAATGTACAATGAAGGAACATACAAAGTTTCAACAACTGAAGCTAAATATGATAGCGATAGTCATTCAGAATTTTTCAACATGCTCTCAGAGCTGATAGATTGTAGCAAAGAGCCTTATGCAAGTCTTTGTAAGACGTTCAATGAAGAGGTAAGACTTCGCTACAAATATTTAGACAAAATGGTAAAAGGATAG
- a CDS encoding YceD family protein, translated as MKDLRTFEIDIIALKLGSHSFTFDLDNDFFDYFKNNQNGFIEKGNCKAEVILDKNEQLIRATFIVNGVVELVCDRSLDEFDYEVDVEETILYKYSEEEKELTEEIILITRKTPSINVGELLHEFLVLDIPMKRLHPRFEDEDYAESEDFGNLDEENPNKKAKINFIYSSDKEKDDTKKTSSEEEKTDPRWNILKNLKNNQN; from the coding sequence GTGAAAGACTTACGCACTTTCGAAATTGATATTATTGCACTCAAACTGGGTTCGCATTCTTTTACTTTTGACTTAGACAATGATTTTTTTGATTATTTTAAAAATAATCAGAATGGATTTATTGAAAAAGGAAATTGTAAAGCAGAAGTCATTCTTGACAAAAACGAACAACTTATTCGTGCTACTTTTATTGTCAATGGAGTTGTAGAACTTGTCTGCGACCGTTCTTTAGACGAATTTGATTATGAAGTAGATGTAGAAGAGACTATTCTCTACAAGTATAGCGAAGAAGAAAAAGAGCTTACCGAAGAGATTATCTTGATAACTCGTAAAACACCGAGCATAAATGTAGGTGAACTTTTACATGAGTTTTTGGTCTTGGATATTCCTATGAAAAGGTTACACCCTCGTTTTGAGGATGAAGACTATGCAGAAAGCGAAGACTTCGGCAACTTAGACGAAGAGAATCCAAACAAGAAGGCAAAAATCAATTTTATCTATTCCTCTGATAAAGAGAAAGATGATACTAAAAAAACATCTTCTGAAGAGGAAAAAACAGACCCACGTTGGAATATTTTGAAAAATTTGAAAAACAATCAGAACTAG
- the rpmF gene encoding 50S ribosomal protein L32: MAHPKSRISKSRRDKRRTHHKCEEKTILTCQNTGEAHLMHRAYYHEGNLFFKGKMIAEFEKEEVIEEDED; this comes from the coding sequence ATGGCACATCCTAAAAGTAGAATCTCTAAATCACGCCGTGATAAGCGTCGTACACACCACAAATGTGAAGAAAAAACAATCCTTACTTGTCAGAACACTGGCGAGGCACATTTGATGCACCGTGCTTACTATCACGAAGGCAATCTTTTTTTCAAAGGTAAAATGATTGCAGAATTTGAAAAAGAAGAAGTTATTGAAGAAGATGAAGACTAA
- a CDS encoding DMT family transporter — translation MFKYHLRLHFVIWLSSLVPLVVNQIDLSATELVFYRTLMAVAFLAIWLVAIKKFKWAGKKTYFLMGTGILTFIYWTLIVVSTKLSNEAVCLIGLATIPLFVSILRPILGKGKLSVGEIITGLNAIFGIYIIYSSDFDYGLGFFLALLGAFFGALVTIFNADLVKEEAPLLITFYQMGGASLTAFLLLLFSTFFGGVVADFIPVKWSMTWNSFLLIFGLALGVSVYAYSESVRLMKYLNPFTVAMVGNLVPLYGILSVIVLSYFVAKVEVTPMDIYFYAGGIIVVAAVVARPLVTWYFEVYAKDDEKSSVMKK, via the coding sequence TTGTTTAAATATCATCTTCGTCTTCATTTTGTAATTTGGCTTTCTAGTCTTGTTCCTTTAGTTGTCAATCAGATTGATTTGTCAGCTACTGAACTTGTCTTTTATCGGACACTTATGGCTGTTGCTTTTTTAGCCATTTGGCTTGTAGCAATAAAAAAGTTTAAGTGGGCAGGAAAGAAAACCTATTTTCTGATGGGAACAGGAATCTTGACATTTATCTACTGGACACTGATTGTCGTCTCTACAAAGTTATCTAATGAAGCTGTCTGTCTTATCGGACTAGCCACTATTCCACTTTTTGTCAGTATTCTACGACCCATTTTGGGAAAGGGAAAACTTTCTGTTGGGGAAATTATCACAGGATTAAACGCAATTTTTGGAATCTATATCATATACAGTTCAGATTTTGATTATGGCTTGGGCTTTTTTTTGGCTCTTTTGGGTGCATTTTTTGGCGCATTAGTTACTATTTTCAATGCTGACTTAGTTAAAGAAGAAGCTCCTCTGCTCATTACGTTTTATCAGATGGGAGGAGCTAGTCTGACAGCATTTTTACTCTTACTGTTCTCTACTTTTTTTGGAGGAGTGGTAGCAGATTTTATACCTGTAAAGTGGAGCATGACTTGGAATAGTTTCCTACTTATTTTTGGTTTAGCATTGGGTGTTTCTGTGTATGCATATAGCGAATCAGTACGACTAATGAAATACTTAAATCCTTTTACAGTAGCGATGGTAGGAAATTTAGTTCCTCTATATGGAATTTTAAGTGTTATTGTTTTGTCTTACTTTGTTGCAAAAGTAGAAGTTACTCCAATGGATATTTATTTTTATGCAGGTGGAATTATAGTAGTAGCTGCTGTGGTAGCTCGCCCTTTAGTAACTTGGTATTTTGAAGTATATGCTAAAGATGATGAGAAAAGTAGTGTCATGAAAAAATAA
- the rplS gene encoding 50S ribosomal protein L19 has product MRNKLIQMVEASNAEARKKFPEFRAGDTVNVKVRIKEGDKERIQQYQGVVIQRKNPNTNGETFTVRKVSNGVGVERIFPLLSPNIEGVDLVRRGKVRRARIYYLRGRMGKAARIKERRGNYASAEAAK; this is encoded by the coding sequence ATGAGAAATAAATTAATCCAAATGGTAGAGGCTTCTAACGCAGAAGCTCGCAAGAAATTTCCTGAATTTCGTGCTGGTGATACAGTAAATGTAAAAGTACGTATCAAAGAAGGCGATAAAGAGCGTATTCAGCAATATCAAGGTGTTGTTATCCAACGCAAAAACCCAAATACAAACGGTGAAACATTTACAGTTCGTAAAGTTTCTAATGGTGTTGGTGTTGAGCGTATTTTCCCACTTCTTTCTCCAAACATCGAAGGAGTAGATTTAGTTCGTCGTGGTAAAGTACGTAGAGCAAGAATTTACTACTTACGTGGTCGTATGGGTAAAGCTGCTCGTATCAAAGAACGTCGTGGTAACTATGCTTCAGCAGAAGCTGCTAAATAA
- a CDS encoding DUF2452 domain-containing protein, which translates to MSDKENLEEHKEKQKKQSIFDKHQKEKFENIINPIDADKTAKNPGLLPYAHTVGGAIIIPTEKGIMKSKALAAMEQQTEMQLNQIKEQIDLLAKQAKEIQSRTQISMEIYNADMGFEPLVNHNYFLYERTKTGEKVLSMIAPDQWGRSSKLHFMAEVQLLADRTWKVIRENSEDSIDI; encoded by the coding sequence ATGAGTGATAAGGAAAATTTAGAAGAGCATAAAGAAAAGCAAAAAAAACAATCTATTTTTGATAAACATCAGAAAGAAAAATTTGAAAATATCATCAATCCAATAGATGCTGATAAAACAGCCAAAAATCCAGGACTTTTGCCGTATGCCCATACTGTTGGAGGTGCTATAATTATTCCTACTGAAAAGGGGATTATGAAGAGTAAGGCTCTTGCTGCAATGGAACAGCAAACTGAAATGCAGCTTAATCAAATAAAAGAACAAATAGACCTGCTTGCCAAACAAGCCAAAGAAATTCAATCTAGAACACAGATTTCGATGGAAATTTATAATGCAGATATGGGTTTTGAACCTCTTGTAAACCACAACTATTTTCTTTACGAGCGCACCAAAACAGGCGAAAAAGTTCTTTCTATGATTGCGCCAGACCAATGGGGCAGAAGTTCAAAGCTTCATTTTATGGCAGAAGTACAACTCCTTGCCGACCGAACGTGGAAAGTAATTAGAGAAAATAGTGAAGATAGTATTGATATTTAG
- a CDS encoding 5-(carboxyamino)imidazole ribonucleotide synthase, producing the protein MQQKKIGILGGGQLGRMLLSPAIDLDIELHFLENDSNAPCSTVSRNFHQGNITNYEDVLSFGRQMDVISIEIEKVSADALEQLEKEGKKVFPQPTIIRLIQDKRLQKQFYKDNQIPTSDFVLIDNKEELIDYLEKNEGKLPIVQKLGKDGYDGKGVQILKDLEDAKQNGFEAPSLLEDKVEIEKEISVIVARNENGETTVFDAVEMVVNEKYNLLDYLLAPARISENQKQEATKLAIEVIEKLGENGMVGLLAVELFIDKKGNILVNEVAPRPHNSGHHTIEACTTSQYAQHLRSILNLPLGKTTLRSSAAILNLIGEENHTGTPFYDGLDKLLELENVYPHIYGKKQTKPARKMGHITVLGNDIEKLKETVEKVKGSIHVITKD; encoded by the coding sequence ATGCAACAGAAAAAAATCGGAATTTTAGGTGGTGGACAGCTTGGCAGAATGTTACTCTCTCCAGCTATTGATTTGGATATAGAACTTCATTTTTTGGAAAATGATTCGAATGCGCCTTGTTCAACTGTTTCAAGGAATTTTCATCAAGGAAATATTACGAATTATGAAGATGTTTTGAGTTTTGGAAGACAAATGGACGTAATTTCCATAGAAATTGAGAAGGTTTCGGCAGATGCACTAGAACAGCTAGAAAAAGAAGGCAAAAAAGTTTTTCCACAGCCTACTATCATTCGTCTTATTCAAGATAAGAGATTACAAAAGCAGTTTTATAAAGATAATCAAATCCCTACTTCAGATTTTGTTTTGATAGATAATAAAGAGGAACTAATTGATTATTTAGAAAAAAATGAAGGTAAATTGCCGATTGTTCAGAAGCTAGGAAAAGATGGCTATGACGGAAAAGGCGTACAGATTTTGAAGGACTTAGAAGACGCAAAACAAAATGGTTTTGAAGCTCCTTCTCTTTTGGAAGACAAAGTAGAAATAGAAAAGGAAATTTCTGTAATTGTAGCAAGAAATGAGAACGGTGAAACAACAGTTTTTGATGCTGTGGAGATGGTTGTTAATGAAAAGTATAATTTATTAGATTATTTGCTTGCGCCTGCCAGAATTTCAGAAAATCAAAAACAAGAAGCTACAAAATTAGCTATTGAAGTCATTGAAAAATTAGGAGAAAATGGAATGGTCGGACTTTTGGCCGTAGAACTTTTTATCGATAAAAAAGGAAATATTTTGGTCAATGAAGTTGCGCCACGCCCACACAACAGTGGACACCACACCATAGAAGCCTGTACAACTTCGCAGTATGCTCAACATTTGCGCTCTATTTTAAATCTGCCTCTAGGCAAGACAACTTTAAGAAGTTCGGCTGCTATTTTGAATCTGATTGGAGAAGAAAATCACACAGGAACACCTTTTTATGATGGATTGGATAAATTATTAGAGTTAGAAAATGTTTATCCACATATTTATGGGAAAAAGCAAACCAAACCAGCACGCAAAATGGGACACATTACTGTTTTAGGAAATGACATAGAAAAACTAAAAGAAACAGTTGAGAAAGTAAAAGGAAGTATTCATGTGATTACGAAAGATTAA
- a CDS encoding TIGR02757 family protein, which translates to MNLNTKNFQKIKEFLDEKHEKYNHTDFIENDPIQIPHRFSKKQDIEISALFAATLAWGLRKTIINKCNLIMELMDESPHDFILNHKPTDLKDKGFQEFKHRTFNSTDLLYFIDFLQRFYTENDSLEILFSSKSTQKENLAHFHNSFFAIDYALQRTKKHVSTPERKSACKRLNMYLRWLVRKDDKGVDFGIWENISPSVLICPLDIHVERQAKKLGLLERKQTDWKAAEELTQNLRLFDPKDPVKYDFALFGLGVESK; encoded by the coding sequence ATGAACCTAAACACAAAAAATTTCCAAAAAATAAAAGAATTTTTAGATGAAAAACACGAAAAATACAACCACACCGACTTTATAGAAAACGACCCTATCCAAATTCCTCACAGATTTTCTAAAAAACAAGACATTGAAATTTCAGCTCTTTTTGCTGCTACACTGGCGTGGGGACTTCGCAAAACCATCATCAATAAATGTAACCTAATTATGGAGTTGATGGATGAATCTCCTCACGACTTTATATTGAATCATAAACCCACAGACCTTAAAGACAAAGGTTTTCAAGAATTTAAACACCGAACTTTCAATTCTACCGATTTACTTTATTTCATAGATTTTTTACAGCGTTTTTATACAGAAAATGATTCTTTAGAAATTCTTTTTTCTTCAAAATCTACCCAAAAAGAAAATTTAGCTCATTTTCATAACTCGTTCTTTGCCATAGATTATGCCCTACAGCGAACAAAAAAACATGTCAGTACGCCAGAAAGAAAATCAGCTTGCAAGAGGTTAAATATGTATTTGCGTTGGCTCGTAAGAAAAGATGACAAAGGCGTAGATTTTGGAATTTGGGAAAACATTTCTCCATCAGTTTTGATTTGCCCGTTGGATATTCATGTCGAAAGGCAGGCAAAAAAACTTGGACTTTTAGAACGAAAACAAACTGATTGGAAAGCAGCCGAAGAACTTACTCAAAACCTAAGATTATTTGACCCAAAAGACCCTGTAAAATATGATTTTGCCCTTTTTGGGTTAGGAGTGGAGAGTAAGTAA